In the genome of Thermosphaera aggregans DSM 11486, one region contains:
- a CDS encoding translation initiation factor IF-2 subunit alpha translates to MPMARQELPNVGDYVIGTVAEVFDYGAYVTLDEYNGLKAFLPWSEVASKWVRDLREVVREGQKIVVKVIRVDRRKKEVDVSLKKVADNERKRKLLWWKRYVKACKITELVAQQIGKKIEDAYREVIWRLEDAYGDPMYAIEEAVSTGPQVLLKAGVPQEWVDALVKEAGKHVKVKEVRVRRILVMRSIAPDGVERIRKCLAEVSGVLTGKNVKHEIYVTGSPRYIIDLYSQDYKTAETLMGEVVETLEKCCRTNNVELSIEEEKA, encoded by the coding sequence TTGCCGATGGCTAGGCAGGAGTTGCCAAATGTGGGTGATTACGTGATAGGAACAGTAGCAGAAGTGTTCGACTACGGTGCTTACGTCACGCTGGACGAGTATAACGGGTTGAAAGCGTTTCTCCCGTGGAGCGAGGTAGCTTCGAAATGGGTTAGGGATCTCAGGGAGGTTGTGAGGGAGGGGCAAAAGATTGTTGTGAAAGTGATTAGAGTTGATAGGAGGAAGAAGGAGGTTGATGTTTCACTCAAGAAGGTGGCTGATAATGAAAGGAAGAGGAAGCTTCTATGGTGGAAGAGGTATGTGAAGGCTTGCAAGATAACGGAATTAGTCGCCCAGCAGATTGGAAAGAAGATTGAGGACGCTTACAGAGAGGTTATTTGGAGGCTGGAGGATGCTTATGGGGACCCTATGTACGCTATAGAGGAAGCAGTGTCCACAGGGCCCCAGGTGTTATTGAAGGCGGGTGTTCCGCAGGAATGGGTTGACGCCCTCGTCAAGGAGGCAGGTAAACATGTGAAGGTTAAGGAGGTTAGGGTTAGGAGAATACTTGTAATGCGCTCTATAGCTCCTGACGGTGTTGAAAGAATAAGGAAGTGTCTCGCTGAGGTTTCAGGGGTTTTAACCGGTAAAAACGTTAAGCACGAGATATACGTGACCGGTTCGCCAAGATACATTATCGACCTTTACTCGCAGGATTATAAAACTGCTGAAACCCTTATGGGAGAGGTTGTTGAAACGCTGGAGAAATGTTGCAGGACTAATAACGTAGAGCTGAGTATTGAGGAGGAGAAGGCTTGA